The following proteins are co-located in the Apium graveolens cultivar Ventura chromosome 5, ASM990537v1, whole genome shotgun sequence genome:
- the LOC141660932 gene encoding brassinosteroid-responsive RING protein 1-like: MGFPSAYTQVFFPKLFIHLLSLLGLIRTFISTTLTHIGLQDFLQQEHFSYHDNPTTILYPPLSATLIRELLPVVKFEEVSRESPQSCAVCLYEVEEGEEIRWLSNCKHIFHMGCLDKWMDHDQKTCPLCRTNFVPFGLQDVFNQRLWDACGITDDYYNTEYSSVSAF; the protein is encoded by the coding sequence ATGGGGTTTCCATCAGCCTACACACAAGTGTTCTTTCCCAAACTCTTCATCCACTTACTCTCCCTTCTTGGTCTCATCAGAACCTTCATTTCCACCACCCTAACTCACATCGGTCTCCAAGATTTTCTCCAACAAGAACATTTCTCTTACCACGATAACCCTACTACTATCTTATACCCTCCCCTGTCTGCAACTCTCATCCGGGAGCTTCTGCCTGTCGTAAAATTTGAAGAAGTCTCCAGAGAGTCACCACAGAGCTGCGCTGTTTGCTTGTACGAAGTGGAAGAAGGGGAGGAGATCAGGTGGTTGTCAAACTGTAAGCATATATTTCACATGGGATGTTTGGACAAATGGATGGACCATGATCAAAAGACATGTCCACTTTGCAGGACAAATTTTGTGCCATTTGGATTGCAGGATGTGTTTAATCAACGCTTGTGGGATGCTTGTGGTATTACTGATGATTATTACAATACTGAATATAGTTCTGTTTCCGCTTTTTGA